Part of the Bacillus sp. (in: firmicutes) genome is shown below.
CCTATCAAAACAGGGCTGCATTTGATGGCGATAACCTCTCCGCATGGTTATATAAAATCACATATAATCGCTGTTTAAATCAACTAAAAAGGCGTAAGATCCTATATTTTCATGAAATTCGTAGTGAAGTAGTTTTATCCGAGAAAGAGAAAGGTTTGAGTGATGAGACGCTTCGTGCGTTACAGAAGCTTAAACCTAAGGAACGTGCCTTGTTATATGGGAGGATTATGAATGGGCAGAGTTACGAGGAACTATCTCAGCTTAC
Proteins encoded:
- a CDS encoding RNA polymerase sigma factor — its product is MKDIDLSQGFIDSGESELEEIINLYGEKLLRYATAILCDYHEAENIVQEVFLSAYQNRAAFDGDNLSAWLYKITYNRCLNQLKRRKILYFHEIRSEVVLSEKEKGLSDETLRALQKLKPKERALLYGRIMNGQSYEELSQLT